The Raoultibacter phocaeensis genome includes a window with the following:
- a CDS encoding dimethyl sulfoxide reductase anchor subunit family protein, with protein MGSGFETALGEITLVLFTTLAPSGVFAFMIMSAALARGKIDGALRRRIDQFLCIPLMVSMIGLVASATHLGNPANALYVFMGVGRSPLSTEVFCAVVFLMLAGVYWLYSFSQKPRIGLQRAWSVAIIVAGAAFITAVAFAYDAETIVSWNTAFVPLNLWLNALVGGPLLAVAALRGAKADFVAGSFGRAMCLCAAVALVANTAGFALQGAEYPGMVNAFGTAADLVPAYGLLVAVFFVCCALGIALDFAALSKGKLPSLGTVIASCALVLAGIFVMRFAFYMVHMTIGLA; from the coding sequence ATGGGATCGGGATTCGAAACAGCGTTGGGCGAGATAACGCTTGTCCTGTTCACGACGCTCGCACCGTCGGGCGTGTTCGCGTTCATGATCATGAGCGCCGCTCTTGCGCGCGGTAAGATCGACGGTGCGCTTCGCAGGCGCATCGATCAGTTCCTCTGCATACCGCTCATGGTGTCGATGATCGGCCTCGTCGCGTCGGCAACCCATCTCGGAAACCCCGCGAATGCGCTGTACGTGTTCATGGGCGTGGGGCGCTCGCCTCTTTCGACCGAAGTGTTCTGCGCCGTGGTGTTTCTCATGTTGGCAGGGGTGTATTGGCTCTATTCGTTTTCGCAAAAACCCCGTATCGGTTTGCAGCGCGCATGGTCGGTAGCGATCATCGTAGCGGGGGCGGCATTCATCACGGCGGTCGCATTCGCCTACGATGCCGAAACCATCGTTTCCTGGAATACGGCCTTCGTGCCCCTCAACCTGTGGCTCAATGCGCTGGTGGGAGGCCCGCTTTTGGCCGTTGCCGCTCTGCGCGGGGCGAAAGCCGATTTCGTTGCGGGTTCGTTCGGGCGCGCGATGTGCCTGTGCGCAGCCGTTGCGCTCGTTGCCAACACTGCGGGGTTTGCCTTGCAGGGGGCCGAATACCCCGGGATGGTGAACGCCTTCGGAACCGCCGCCGACCTCGTGCCTGCCTATGGGCTTCTCGTCGCAGTGTTCTTCGTATGTTGCGCTTTGGGCATTGCGCTCGACTTTGCGGCCCTCTCGAAGGGGAAGCTTCCGAGCCTCGGCACGGTCATAGCTTCCTGCGCGCTTGTTCTTGCGGGCATATTCGTCATGCGGTTCGCGTTCTATATGGTGCACATGACCATAGGGCTTGCGTAA
- the dmsD gene encoding Tat proofreading chaperone DmsD, whose protein sequence is MHTKLNDVEFRGEVAFVGETLGPFFLQDPVKGDAQVAFEAVAVLEPTEAGKEWPFVADERAEELLALMVRGLEGGIDDDGLVWEYLRLFIGPAKKPAPPWGSVYTDRECVVFGESTLKLRRWMRDNGIERTTDEKTPEDHIGLMLVLLGWLAETKPELVEEYLCDHVLTWSSHFLDELAQAAEQPFYQGLALLAKESLEGMQRELALEVTYPRYYR, encoded by the coding sequence ATGCATACGAAACTGAACGACGTCGAATTTCGCGGCGAGGTGGCGTTCGTCGGCGAGACGCTCGGCCCCTTTTTCCTGCAGGATCCTGTCAAGGGCGACGCGCAGGTTGCGTTCGAGGCGGTAGCCGTGCTCGAGCCGACTGAAGCAGGAAAAGAATGGCCTTTCGTTGCCGACGAGCGTGCCGAAGAGCTGCTCGCGTTGATGGTTCGAGGCCTTGAGGGCGGCATCGACGATGACGGGCTTGTGTGGGAGTACCTTCGGCTGTTCATCGGGCCCGCTAAAAAGCCCGCTCCCCCGTGGGGTTCGGTGTATACCGACCGCGAATGCGTCGTATTCGGCGAGAGCACGCTCAAGCTTCGCCGCTGGATGCGCGACAACGGCATCGAACGCACGACCGACGAGAAAACGCCCGAGGACCATATCGGTCTTATGCTCGTTTTGCTAGGCTGGCTGGCCGAAACCAAGCCCGAATTGGTCGAAGAATACCTGTGCGACCATGTGCTCACCTGGTCATCCCATTTTCTCGATGAGTTAGCGCAAGCGGCTGAACAGCCGTTTTACCAGGGGCTTGCGCTGCTTGCGAAAGAAAGCCTCGAGGGCATGCAGCGCGAGTTGGCGCTTGAGGTTACGTATCCGAGGTACTACCGCTAG